A single Candidatus Thalassolituus haligoni DNA region contains:
- a CDS encoding replication protein P yields the protein MDKQLLNRTTQQLKQVCADSTTPAGDDGSREANTAQKSALNQMFELFRFNYHNQFLKAFPDAATLITAKRLWARLLMDYPASMILSAAERAVKECSYLPNVHEVISRCDLAAEFGVPDAHAAYIEACRAPSPKKDFGWSHPIVYFAGRASDWFFLANSTEQQAFSVFKRNYDLLLQRLQQGEDIQLAVDKALPVTIERPLDRQQQQANLQQLKSLL from the coding sequence ATGGACAAACAACTGCTGAACCGGACTACACAACAGTTGAAGCAAGTTTGCGCCGACTCAACGACACCAGCTGGTGATGATGGCTCGCGAGAAGCCAACACCGCACAAAAATCAGCACTGAATCAAATGTTCGAGCTGTTTCGCTTCAACTACCACAACCAGTTTCTTAAAGCCTTTCCCGACGCGGCGACCCTGATCACCGCCAAGCGATTGTGGGCCAGGTTGTTAATGGACTATCCGGCCAGCATGATATTGTCGGCGGCTGAGCGAGCAGTGAAGGAGTGCAGTTACCTGCCGAATGTGCATGAGGTGATTTCTCGTTGTGATCTGGCGGCAGAATTTGGTGTTCCAGACGCTCACGCCGCTTATATAGAAGCCTGTCGGGCACCGTCACCAAAAAAGGACTTCGGCTGGAGTCACCCTATCGTCTATTTTGCCGGGCGCGCCAGCGACTGGTTTTTTCTCGCCAACAGTACTGAGCAGCAGGCATTTTCGGTGTTCAAGCGTAACTACGACTTGCTGCTGCAACGACTGCAACAGGGTGAGGATATTCAGCTGGCCGTCGACAAGGCGCTGCCCGTCACCATCGAACGCCCACTGGATCGTCAGCAGCAACAAGCGAATTTGCAGCAGCTGAAGTCATTGCTGTGA